In the Topomyia yanbarensis strain Yona2022 chromosome 3, ASM3024719v1, whole genome shotgun sequence genome, one interval contains:
- the LOC131691081 gene encoding uncharacterized protein LOC131691081 isoform X2, producing MGNIGYIGGNIGYIGSGSLNMDYPYDHGTHYQLWKPPGNYFARGEAPPPYEEAIALAQAESLNTCTVSVATSTQRQYPIGLTESEASQTITANTTNLINININNGGNLTATATGENHIASTLPSDAQNDTSVSNASDIIGNRESCLSYAANYYTIPVSASEICTSQNCDMSLGNNCNLSIPNTSNVKEVQTNQNNMLSSTTSISHYKPIERFTDRFNSSCTILPPPLFDNTSNYQNITNEDIAPVTKFRATGKRYHRTIPKHVIVDPIVNSSKINRNSIVTISTDTPSSIVCQSEALNKNDPIESRYNGHKQICQCPVQHTPISYLPSHVGINQVSNESVVGQCDNGRSQTMKKRIPCEVFRHTHTPQQVTSTQLKSIHTTSVHCKATLRKKHENHDGGDKNLYSNTKYVKMQYTTNKLRDEQLRVDNQTVLKKQNSLPRKTSFSSEHSMTLNSTLKNYPEHNEQECLAKKRDADVNDSTIAWKSSFCDQEKHRKAPNSLEECTEQNPVLPPKMHKHNNGRLSGAHRKSFYSNSKTHAISKLSSDHAKFSIPTTNTAGLLNNINKIQKSSYSNSLPRNIITSSHEYAQAFQSTQSSEGPDSNIASINFNTLPKKTNKLCARSSNLLTEVVNKVPSVINIPSPLQPPPLLIAGRCSANQPASIITNKRIHQNLEKASQEYSHKPTRANILDYGTKGEKPLPVLTTSTNCINPREHFLPNDNSLDDDYLSECENCKSAHGSRYYLEAEIDDVPQETMTLQRKMPENEEEQQNYYRVSSTLPTNTSRKTP from the coding sequence CGTCGCTACATCTACGCAGAGGCAGTATCCAATCGGGTTAACAGAGTCAGAAGCATCTCAAACTATTACTGCAAATACAACGAACCTTATAAACATCAACATAAATAATGGTGGTAACCTCACAGCGACAGCTACCGGCGAAAATCACATTGCATCGACACTGCCAAGTGATGCTCAAAATGATACTTCTGTTAGTAACGCAAGCGATATAATCGGAAATCGTGAGTCATGTTTGTCATATGCCGCTAATTACTATACCATTCCCGTAAGTGCATCCGAGATATGTACGAGTCAGAATTGTGACATGAGTTTAGGTAATAACTGCAATTTATCAATACCCAATACATCAAACGTAAAGGAAGTTCAGACAAATCAAAACAACATGCTGAGCTCTACGACATCAATATCGCACTACAAACCTATTGAACGGTTTACAGACAGATTTAATAGTTCTTGTACAATCCTGCCACCACCCCTATTCGACAATACTTCGAATTATCAAAATATCACCAACGAGGATATAGCACCCGTTACTAAGTTCCGCGCAACTGGAAAGCGGTATCATAGAACGATCCCAAAACACGTTATCGTGGATCCAATTGTTAATTCGTCAAAAATAAACCGAAACAGCATCGTAACCATCTCAACAGATACTCCAAGTAGTATAGTGTGCCAGAGTGAAGCATTAAACAAAAATGACCCTATAGAATCCAGGTACAATGGTCATAAGCAAATATGTCAATGTCCAGTACAGCATACTCCAATATCTTATCTGCCCTCTCATGTAGGAATCAATCAAGTTAGTAATGAATCAGTCGTAGGGCAATGCGACAATGGAAGATCACAAACTATGAAAAAAAGAATTCCTTGTGAAGTGTTCAGACATACGCATACACCACAGCAAGTCACTTCTACACAATTGAAATCAATACATACTACCAGTGTTCATTGCAAAGCCACGTTgagaaaaaaacacgaaaaccATGATGGTGGTGATAAGAATTTGTATTCCAATACCAAATATGTTAAAATGCAATACACCACTAACAAACTTCGAGACGAACAGTTACGCGTTGACAACcaaactgtattgaaaaaacaGAACTCTTTGCCTAGAAAAACTTCGTTTTCGAGTGAACATTCTATGACGTTGAATTCGACCTTGAAAAATTATCCAGAGCATAATGAACAAGAGTGTTTAGCGAAGAAACGCGATGCTGATGTTAACGATTCAACTATTGCATGGAAGAGCTCTTTCTGCGATCAAGAAAAGCATAGAAAAGCTCCAAATTCATTAGAGGAATGCACTGAGCAAAATCCAGTACTTCCGCCAAAGATGCATAAACACAACAACGGGCGATTATCAGGAGCACATCGAAAGTCATTTTACAGTAATTCCAAAACACATGCTATCTCTAAACTTTCCAGTGATCATGCAAAGTTCTCCATTCCAACAACCAATACGGCAGGCCTGCTCAACAATATTAACAAAATACAGAAAAGTAGTTATTCTAACTCTTTACCaagaaatataatcacatccaGTCATGAATATGCCCAAGCATTTCAGAGCACACAGTCGTCCGAAGGACCAGATAGTAATATTGCGAGTATAAATTTTAATACGTTGCCAAAGAAAACCAATAAGCTCTGCGCTCGTAGTTCTAATTTATTAACGGAAGTGGTAAATAAGGTACCATCAGTAATTAATATCCCGTCACCGTTACAACCACCACCGTTACTGATTGCCGGTCGATGTTCCGCAAATCAGCCTGCTTCTATAATTACCAACAAAAGAATTCATCAGAATCTTGAAAAAGCAAGCCAAGAATACTCCCACAAACCAACACGAGCAAATATATTGGATTACGGGACCAAAGGCGAAAAACCGTTACCAGTATTGACAACTTCAACAAACTGTATCAATCCAAGAGAACATTTTCTTCCAAATGATAATAGTCTCGATGATGATTACCTTAGTGAGTGTGAAAATTGTAAATCCGCGCACGGTTCGCGCTATTATTTAGAGGCAGAAATCGATGATGTCCCACAAGAAACCATGACGTTGCAACGAAAAATGCCAGAAAACGAAGAAGAGCAACAAAACTACTATCGTGTATCTTCAACGTTGCCGACCAATACTAGCAGAAAGACACCGTAA